In Sphingomonas sp. G-3-2-10, a single window of DNA contains:
- a CDS encoding DUF2958 domain-containing protein: protein MEWKTKMLRPEDVTQLEANYREQEPVKGTSREIDFKPHVKLFNPVGAGTWLLTELEPETSIAFGLADLGFGCPEMGSVCLDELWSVRLPLGMRIERDIAFEAQKTLSAYSKEARRLGFIRA, encoded by the coding sequence ATGGAATGGAAGACGAAAATGCTGCGTCCCGAGGACGTGACGCAGCTTGAAGCCAATTACCGCGAGCAGGAGCCCGTGAAGGGCACCAGCAGGGAAATCGACTTCAAACCCCACGTAAAGCTGTTCAACCCGGTCGGCGCGGGCACATGGCTGCTCACAGAGCTTGAGCCGGAAACCAGCATCGCGTTCGGCCTCGCCGATCTCGGATTTGGTTGTCCTGAGATGGGCTCAGTCTGCTTGGACGAACTGTGGTCGGTCAGGTTGCCGCTCGGTATGCGGATCGAGCGCGACATTGCGTTCGAAGCGCAGAAGACGCTCAGCGCCTATTCGAAGGAGGCGCGTCGGCTCGGCTTCATCCGGGCATAA
- a CDS encoding endodeoxyribonuclease: MSTYRNKFEERVARQLGPEYEYEALKLPYVTQHTYTPDFVDPARKLIVESKGQFPAADRKKMLAVKAQHPDWTIKLVFQNPNARLSKASSTTYSAWADKHGFAWERGPSR; encoded by the coding sequence GTGTCCACCTACCGCAACAAATTCGAGGAACGTGTCGCCCGCCAGCTAGGGCCAGAGTACGAGTACGAAGCCCTCAAGCTGCCCTACGTCACTCAGCACACCTACACGCCCGATTTTGTCGATCCGGCCCGCAAGCTGATCGTTGAGAGCAAGGGTCAATTCCCTGCCGCTGACCGCAAGAAGATGCTCGCGGTGAAGGCCCAGCATCCCGACTGGACGATCAAGCTGGTATTCCAGAACCCTAACGCGCGGCTCAGCAAGGCGAGCAGCACGACCTACAGCGCGTGGGCGGACAAACATGGCTTCGCTTGGGAGCGCGGCCCCTCTCGGTGA
- a CDS encoding contractile injection system tape measure protein — MEREPADITYVGNAGLVLLSPFLPPLFDRLGLITRTGADRPLLDPRAVYLLQYLAEARWDATEPELTLNKLLCGFDPATPAIASVTPTPEEVDNCDSLLQAAIHNWPAIRNTSPAGLRENFLQRAGRLTRHDARSTLDVERRTIDVLTDQIPWNRSIVFHRWMSEPLHINW, encoded by the coding sequence ATGGAGCGGGAACCAGCGGATATCACCTATGTCGGCAACGCCGGGCTGGTGCTGCTCAGTCCCTTCCTCCCGCCCCTGTTCGACCGGCTGGGACTGATCACCCGAACAGGCGCGGATCGGCCCCTGCTCGATCCCCGCGCGGTATATCTCCTCCAGTATCTGGCGGAGGCGCGCTGGGATGCGACCGAACCGGAACTGACGCTCAACAAGCTGCTCTGCGGCTTCGATCCCGCCACCCCGGCCATCGCATCGGTCACACCGACGCCGGAGGAAGTCGATAACTGCGACAGCCTGTTGCAGGCGGCGATCCACAATTGGCCGGCCATCCGGAATACGTCGCCCGCCGGTTTGCGAGAGAATTTCCTGCAACGGGCCGGACGATTGACCCGCCACGATGCGCGCTCGACCCTCGACGTAGAGCGAAGGACCATCGACGTGCTGACGGATCAGATCCCCTGGAACCGGTCGATCGTCTTCCATCGCTGGATGTCCGAACCGCTCCACATCAACTGGTAG
- a CDS encoding FecR domain-containing protein, translated as MRIGLALATSAAAIAIVAAAAPVAEQIVGAATAVKNDVRIRKPAGGVARPVALRQRIALGDGVQTGAKSQLQIVLLDRSVFTVGANARVTIDRFVYDPGRPSSVGATVTRGAFRFMSGRGGSNGSSIRTPVASIGVRGTILEGVVGPDAALIAAGERAVGRIASDPETASLIVRRGPGRATQGGARPGAIDVSAGGRTVTADRPLQAIYVPRAGAAPIGPFPISNAGLMQLQAILHPSVAARLGILGPEDNAATATGEPGLTWPVPSQPARPPRLRPPGGGFDDDAPPAYRGPGNIPDLPSVEPRRPPSQPQSPNQPQNQAPSSLRAAPAPSDAPARAPTSAGKPVATDMQQPQSAPPAPNDSVKAPPQQPGPTPTPTPAKGYKPPK; from the coding sequence ATGCGGATCGGATTGGCCCTCGCGACTTCGGCCGCCGCGATCGCGATCGTGGCCGCTGCCGCGCCTGTCGCCGAACAGATCGTCGGCGCGGCCACGGCGGTGAAGAACGATGTGCGCATTCGCAAGCCCGCGGGCGGGGTGGCGCGCCCGGTGGCGCTGCGGCAGCGGATCGCGCTGGGCGACGGCGTCCAGACCGGCGCGAAGAGCCAGTTGCAGATCGTGCTGCTCGATCGATCGGTGTTCACCGTCGGCGCCAATGCGCGGGTGACGATCGACCGGTTCGTCTATGATCCGGGCCGGCCGAGCAGTGTCGGCGCGACGGTGACGCGAGGTGCGTTCCGCTTCATGTCCGGCCGGGGCGGGAGCAATGGATCCTCGATCCGCACGCCGGTCGCTTCGATCGGGGTGCGCGGGACCATCCTCGAAGGCGTGGTAGGTCCCGATGCGGCGCTGATCGCGGCGGGCGAGCGGGCGGTGGGACGGATCGCCTCCGATCCAGAGACCGCGTCGCTGATCGTGCGGCGCGGCCCGGGCCGGGCGACGCAGGGCGGCGCGAGGCCGGGGGCGATCGATGTGAGCGCGGGCGGGCGCACCGTCACTGCCGACCGGCCGCTACAGGCGATCTATGTGCCGCGCGCGGGCGCCGCGCCGATCGGGCCGTTTCCGATTTCCAATGCCGGGCTGATGCAGTTGCAGGCGATCCTGCATCCTTCGGTCGCGGCGCGGCTGGGGATTCTCGGCCCCGAGGACAATGCCGCGACCGCGACCGGCGAGCCCGGTTTGACCTGGCCCGTGCCCTCGCAGCCGGCGCGACCGCCGCGCCTGCGTCCGCCGGGCGGTGGGTTCGACGACGATGCCCCGCCCGCCTATCGCGGACCGGGCAATATTCCCGATCTGCCCTCGGTCGAGCCGCGCCGCCCGCCGTCGCAGCCCCAGTCCCCGAACCAGCCTCAGAATCAGGCGCCGTCCTCGCTGCGGGCAGCGCCTGCGCCGTCCGATGCTCCAGCCCGGGCACCCACCTCCGCAGGCAAGCCGGTCGCAACCGATATGCAGCAACCGCAGTCCGCTCCGCCCGCGCCCAACGATTCGGTGAAAGCGCCGCCGCAGCAGCCCGGCCCCACGCCGACGCCCACGCCGGCAAAAGGATATAAGCCGCCGAAGTGA
- a CDS encoding GntR family transcriptional regulator: protein MNRVTPVAIAITTGDPRPIARQIVDAIRRQISTGELSVGGKLPSVRGLAQQLGINPNTVSKAYAQLTGEGWLEAHAGLGLFVAVRRDQLSSAERERRLGEAVDRFVGEVIAIRCPADEAVAAVADALDALSFAKSA from the coding sequence ATGAATCGTGTAACCCCCGTTGCGATCGCCATCACGACCGGTGATCCACGCCCGATTGCCCGCCAGATCGTCGATGCGATCCGGCGCCAGATTTCGACCGGAGAGCTTTCGGTCGGCGGCAAGTTGCCGAGCGTTCGCGGGCTGGCGCAGCAATTGGGGATCAATCCCAATACCGTCAGCAAGGCCTATGCGCAGCTTACCGGCGAAGGCTGGCTTGAGGCGCACGCGGGTCTCGGCCTGTTCGTGGCGGTGCGCCGCGATCAGCTCAGCAGCGCGGAACGCGAGCGCCGCCTGGGCGAGGCGGTCGATCGCTTCGTCGGCGAAGTGATTGCGATCCGCTGTCCCGCCGACGAAGCGGTGGCGGCGGTGGCCGACGCGCTCGACGCGCTCAGCTTCGCCAAATCGGCATGA
- a CDS encoding recombinase family protein, whose translation MPANAIVYARFSSSEQSKGYSLERQLTLGREFAAEQGWTVEATITDEGRSAYHGNNRLEGSSLHQFELEARNGLHRGKVLLVENVDRLSRQGPKAAARLIWGLNECGVDVATFHDGRIYGANESGELEDVLLLMMSAINAHQESDKKSKRVTASWRSRFDRIATGAKNLPMPNQPLWLDRVDGELVLNDHRVRVLNDIYDLYIDGVGIHKIVTILHAREEPSWTPPEQRRGNNGWFYSYIYRLLTKRTVLGEYVKHDGKTISTDFWPQAISTEKWNRAQAALAMRKGNQKTEKINLNRNLLQGIIVCEQCGGGAHFRHQIDKGQTYRRKSGELVTYKRNDHRRVRCDKARRKHDCDNGTILSYDVLEWTVLEEMLPKLVEKRSDNPAALELRQRIAELVRLREADQTRLSNLVDVLADGGSKAIVQRVGELEAAIERQDAEIAAAQKALAIESAKPASDDDVALIESLRAELNSPDDEIRSYARGRVNMSLRRLIKRIAITPTGLFRVEPDDQSWWLFDDTGKLLEGEAVIG comes from the coding sequence ATGCCCGCGAATGCAATTGTTTACGCCCGCTTTTCATCGTCCGAGCAGAGTAAGGGCTACTCGCTAGAACGACAATTGACCTTGGGCCGGGAGTTTGCGGCCGAGCAGGGTTGGACAGTCGAAGCCACGATCACCGACGAGGGGCGCAGCGCCTACCACGGCAACAATCGCCTAGAGGGTTCATCACTTCACCAATTTGAGTTGGAAGCGAGAAACGGGCTGCACCGGGGTAAGGTGCTTCTGGTTGAGAATGTGGACCGCTTGAGCCGTCAGGGTCCGAAAGCTGCTGCGCGGCTAATTTGGGGCCTAAACGAGTGTGGCGTCGATGTGGCGACCTTTCATGACGGTCGCATCTACGGCGCAAACGAAAGCGGCGAGTTAGAAGACGTTCTGCTGCTTATGATGAGCGCGATCAACGCGCATCAGGAGAGCGATAAGAAGAGCAAGCGCGTTACCGCGTCATGGCGAAGCCGGTTTGACCGAATAGCGACAGGCGCGAAGAACCTCCCAATGCCTAATCAGCCGCTCTGGCTTGATCGGGTCGATGGGGAGCTGGTGCTGAACGACCATCGGGTGAGGGTGCTCAACGACATCTATGACCTCTACATCGACGGCGTGGGCATCCACAAAATCGTGACGATCCTCCACGCTCGCGAGGAGCCAAGCTGGACGCCACCTGAGCAGCGTCGGGGCAATAACGGCTGGTTCTACAGCTACATTTACCGGCTGCTCACCAAGCGCACCGTTCTCGGCGAGTACGTGAAGCACGATGGGAAGACCATCTCTACCGACTTCTGGCCGCAAGCCATCTCCACCGAAAAGTGGAACAGGGCTCAAGCTGCTCTCGCAATGCGGAAGGGCAACCAGAAAACGGAAAAGATCAACCTCAACCGCAATCTCTTGCAGGGCATCATCGTCTGCGAACAGTGCGGCGGTGGCGCTCATTTCCGTCACCAGATCGACAAGGGCCAGACCTATCGGCGCAAGAGCGGCGAACTAGTCACCTACAAGCGCAACGACCATCGCAGAGTGCGATGCGACAAAGCCCGCCGCAAGCATGACTGCGATAACGGGACGATCCTATCCTACGATGTGCTTGAATGGACCGTCTTGGAAGAGATGCTGCCGAAGCTGGTGGAGAAGCGCTCCGACAACCCCGCAGCGCTTGAACTGCGCCAGCGCATCGCGGAGTTGGTGAGACTTCGCGAAGCCGATCAAACGCGCCTGTCGAACCTCGTTGATGTGCTGGCCGATGGAGGATCAAAGGCCATCGTGCAGCGCGTCGGCGAACTTGAAGCGGCTATCGAGAGACAGGACGCAGAGATTGCCGCAGCACAGAAAGCGCTCGCGATTGAGAGCGCCAAGCCCGCAAGCGATGACGATGTTGCTCTAATTGAGAGCCTTCGCGCCGAACTCAACAGCCCAGATGACGAGATCCGATCCTACGCTCGCGGTCGGGTCAACATGAGCCTCCGGCGGCTCATCAAGCGCATCGCAATCACACCCACCGGCCTCTTCCGTGTCGAGCCCGACGATCAATCGTGGTGGCTGTTCGATGACACCGGCAAGCTGCTTGAGGGCGAAGCCGTTATAGGCTGA